The stretch of DNA TTTTCAAACAAGGAATGTCAATCCCTCCTTTTGGCTCTGATGTTTATAAAAAAGAAATAGAAATACCAGCTTATGAAAAAGGCATTGATATTGATATGATTCAATACATGGATTTAGAAAGAGAATTGTCAGGAGGAACAGATCACAATATACTAGGGTTGCCTTATGGCTTACAGCAAGATCCATCCTATTTTTGGGCTGCTAACTATTTAGATTCTGACGAAGAGATAATTATTGAAAAAGAACGGAATGAGTTTTATCTTTTATTGCAAGTAAACATAGCTGATGATACTTTGGGATTAGATATAGATAGAGTTGAAGCGATGTTATACTTTGGTATTCATAAAAAAGATTTAATACAAAAAAAGTTTTCTAATACATTGTTGGTACATCAAATTTGAACAACTAAAAATGAACAGGGAACAATTTGTAACACAACTTAAAACAATCGCAACAGATTTGTTTACAGAACTAAATAAAGAAAATGAGATCTATCAATTTGGAGTGTATACAGATTCTGATGCTGCTACAATAAGTTTGTGTTACAATACGTATAAAAACTTCGCAGATAATCTCCGAAGGAGTTTTCTTGTGGTAAGAACCATTGCAACATATGCTCGATGGGACATGTCTTCGTGGATAGAGATAGAAGAAGGGGAAGAAAAGTTAGATGATTTAAATCTTTTTTTAGAAGACAATGAAGTGATTGATAAAGAAGAAATTTATGATTGGATGTTTCAGGCGCTCAAGGAAATGAAAGAAGAAAATGTCTTTCGTGAAACAGAAGATGATTTTATTCTCAATCTACATGTTTCTGATGAATATATCGACCAAAGAATGTGTGAAAGATTATTGGTATTACTAGGGGAGAGCAAACTACAAGAGTTTCGAAAAGATATGGAGGGTAGAGGACTTACCCATGATGCTATTTTATTTTTGGACGCTATAAAAATTGCTTAGATTAAATATAGCTTTTAGAAATTATTTGGCTATTAGCCAAATAATTTCTTTTTAACTTAACTATTAGCAAAAAGCTGTGTAGTTATTGTATTAGGTGTAAAACACAAATGGAAATATTATTTAGCTCAGATAGAGCATTTACATTAGAACATTACAATGCTGAGAAGGGCTTGTTGTTAATACGAAGTCCTATGTATTTCATGGATCCTTCTATAAAAAATGTTGATTTAATGTTTTCTTATACCAATTACATAGGGATTCCGATTACACTACATGGAATTAAACTAAGAGCTGGTACAGAAGAAGAGTACAACGTATTTTTAGAACCATTAAAAAACATTGCCTTACATACCAGTAACATGTTTTCAGAAAAAGATTTTTTTGCTATAGAATCTCAGGGAGGAGTATTTTACATCTTAGCGAGTCAATACGCAATTGATGAAAATGTCATACCTATTGAAGAAACAATAGTAGCAGATCCTCCAACAATAGACGGCTGGAACAGTAAACACAAAGAACATTATGAAGCGTTGATCTGGAAAAAAAGAACAGAACAATAATCTTTTAAAAAATAGCAATTGTTGAACAAACAAATGGTCAGTTGTAGTCATACAGTACTGACCATTTTTTTTAGCCTTAATGAATAACATTCCATGAAACAACTAATCCTTCTAATCGGCTTTTTATTAGCAATAAGCAGCACCGCCGTTGGGCAGTTAACCGTACAAAACAACTTGACCGCTCAGCAGCTTGCCAACAACTTAGCAGGGCCGAATGTTACGGTATACAACGCCGTCTTGTACGATACCGTTCACGTACAAACAGGAACCTTCAATTACCAAGGCAGTGATTTGGGCTTGAATGCAGGAGTGATTCTTTCTAGTGGCAATGTTATGGATGCGATTGGCCCCAACAGCCAAAGCGGAACATCGGGAGGACAGATGCTGCCCTTTTACGATACCGACACGATCTTGGAAGCCATTGTAGGCACAAACATCAACGATTACACCTATTTGGAATTTGAATTTGAAGTACAAGGAGATGAAATTGCTTTTAATTACATCTTTCTTTCCGAGGAATACAATGAATTTATTAATGCCAGTTACAACGATGCCTTTGCCTTTGTGATTAGCGGCCCAGGGATTGTAGGAGAAGAAAATCTAGCAATAGTCCCCAATACCACAGCCCCAATTACCGTTCATTCCATCAACAACAACACTCATTGGCAATACTACATCGACAATGATTTTGGCACAGGAACAGTCAATATTGAATTTGATGGATTTACTCAATTGTTGACCGCCAGAAAAACAGGCTTACAGCCATGTGCCGTTTATAAACTTTCTTTGCGAATAGCAGACGGTCAAGACGATTTATACGATTCTGCCGTTATGTTAGAAGCCAATTCTTTAGTTTCTAATTCCATACAAGTAGTTGGAACAACTTATAGTGCTGATACCACGGCTTTAGAAGGCTGCATTCCTGCAAAATATACCTTTGATTTAGGCTATACCGCCACACAAGATTTGAACATTCCTATTCGATTAGAAGGGACGGCACTGAATGGAATCGATTATCAATACATTGATTCTTTTGTTACCATACCTCAGGGACAATCCTCTTCAACGCTTATTCTTAACGCCTTACAAGATGGCTTGGTAGAAGGAAGAGAAGTCATAGAGTTGATCTATCGTCCTTCAACATCTATCTGCGTGCCAGAGGACACCGTACGTTTATACATTGATGATGCTGCCCCAATTTCATATCATACGATTGGAAGCAATTTAACCTGTCCGAATGACTCGTCAGGAAGCATACAACTAACGATAACAGGAGGAAGCCCCCCTTACCAGATTCAGTATATGGATACCAGTACTCATGTGCTTCAGAATATCCCAGACACTAGCTTGCCGATTATAGGGCTTCCTGCGGCAACTTATTGGGTAGAAGTATTGGATCAGTATGGCTGTACCGCAGAAGCCATTGTTGCAGGAGGCTTGTACAATGCAGGACAAACATTTTTGCCAGATGGTACAGGAGCAGCTTATACCAACAGCATTGCAATTAATGATTTTAATGTAGGGCAAACCTTAAGTTCTATTCACCAAATCAATGCGATTTGTGCTACCCTAGAACATTCTTATGCAGGAGATTTAAGCATAGACCTAATTGCCCCTAATGGTGCTGTTATCCAATTAAAAGGAGTAGGGAATACAGGGTCGGCAGTCGCAGCATGCAATTTGGGTGAGCCCGTTGCCTCTGGTCCAACAGACAATTGGAGTTATAGCAATTTATCGGCAGGAGTAGGTTATCAATATTGTTGGACAAATAATGCTACTTATCCAACCATGACAGGAATGATTGCCCCCAGTCACCCTGGTCCACCACCAACATATACTTATACCACCTTAGCAGGGAACAGCTATACCGATTATTATTTACCAGCAGGTTCTTATACTCCCAGACAAAATTTCTTTGGATTATTGGGCAGCCCTTTGAATGGAAACTGGACGCTTCGCCTTACCGACAACTATGCACAAGATAATGGTTACTTATTTGATTGGAGCATTAGCCTAAAGGCTGATTTACCAGATTCTATTGTTACCTTACAAGAACCTCCTGTGCCAACCATAACACCTGTCTTAAACAACCCTTCCTGCAATGGATCAGATGGAAGCATTAATTTGTCAATTGGTGGTTTGTTTCCTCCTTATTCCTATTTGTGGTCTACAGGCGACACGACTCAGCACATCAATGGATTGGCAGCAGGGAGTTATGGGGTAAGTTTGACAGATGGGAACAGTTGCCTGCATCAAAAAAACATTACTCTTTCCAATGTTTCTGGACCTGTGGTGTCTGCGGTTGTGAATGCAGAAGCTTGTGTAGGAAGTTCAGATGGGAGCATTGATTTATCAACAGGAAGTGGAAACCTGAACTTTAGTTGGTCCAATAATGAAACGACAGAGGATATAATAAACCTAGCTGCTGGGCTTTATACCGTAACGATTTCGGATAGTTCTAATTGTCAAACCATTGCTAAGTATACCATTCCACAAGCAGTACCTATGTATACCACAGCATCTATTGTGCATGAAAATTGTGGCGATCAGGAAGGAGAAATTAACTTGAATGTAAGAGGCGGGGCAGCTCCTTATCATTATCAATGGTCCAATGGAGCGACCGTTCAACAAGTGCAAGATTTAGTGCAAGGAACCTATCAGGTAACGATTACAGATGCGAATAATTGTATAAAAGTAGATAGCTTTGAATTGCTTAATTTAGTAGGGAATTGCGTCCGCAATTGCGATTTGCAGCTCGTTAATACACAGATAATGGATGAAACCTGCGCCAATGGGAGCGGAAGCATAGAACTTATGGCTCAATCTACGGGGGGTACAATTGCTTATGTATGGTCCAATAGTCTTACCGATAATAGAATAAGTAACTTATCAGAAGGAATGTACCAAGTGACGATTTCGGATGCAAGCGGTTGTCATTTAGTGGATTCTTTTGAGATTAAGAACCAAACGAATGGACTAGCAATTGCAGCAATAAACTCAGTAAATGAACATTGTAGCAGAGGAAATGGCACGCTCGAAATTTATGCTGTTGGTGGAATTTTGCCTTATGCTTATCAATGGTCGAATGATTCTAGCAGTTCAAGAATAACCAATTTGTCACAAGGAATTTATACCTGTACCATTACCGATGCAAGTGCCTGTTCAATTGTTATTTCAGATACAATTTTTAATGAAACAGGAAGCTTTCAATTGAGTTATGAGAATACAGTAGATGCAAGTTGCAACGATTCTACAGGGTCAATTGATATTACAAGAACAGGAGGGGAATGGCCGTATACTTATTTGTGGTCCAATGGAGCAACAACTGAAGATTTAAGAGCCATTCCAGCAGGAAATTATTCTTGCACCATTAGTGAAAATCGAGGTTGTTTGATTGTAACACCAACGTATAGAATAAGCAATGATGCTGGCAATTTTCAGCTCAATAATATTGATGTTGATCCCGAAATTTGTGGCAATGCAGCAGGAGAAATTCGACTCACTATGACTGGTGGTATTATGCCCTATCATTATCTTTGGAGCACAGGGGATACAACCAATAGGATCGAACAATTGTCTTCAGGAATTTATGAAGTAACCATTACCGATTCGATGGGCTGCAAACTAGAACAATCCAATCTAATTGTAGGAAATACAAGTGGTCATTTGAGTGTTGATGCGACTCAGGTGATAAATGAAAACTGTTCTGATGGTACAGGAAGTATTTATTTATCTACTTCAGGAAACAGTGGGGCGCTGGCTTATCAATGGAATACGGGCTCTAATGCCCCTGGTTTATCTAATTTGAGTGCTGGGCTTTATCGTTGCACCATATCAGATACTTTAGGTTGTACAGTCGTTCACCATGCACAAGTTGTTAATCAAGTTGGTGACCTAGCACTAGCAAGCAGCCAACTTACCAATGAAAGTTGTACGCAACAAAATGGAGCAATAGAGATTGGGATAACAGGAGGAAGTTTGCCCTATGCTTATCAGTGGTCAACGGCTGACACCACCAAAGATTTGAACAACTTAAGTCAAGGAATGTATACCTGTACCATTACGGATAATTTAGGTTGTAAAATCATAAAAGACTTTAGGCTTACCAATACAACAAATTCATACTTGTTGATGCCACCAAGGGTCGTACATGAACATTGCAATAACAGTGCTGGTGCAATAGACATTCACCTTATTAATAACAATCTACCTTTGTCGTATCAATGGTCGAATGGAGCGAGTACCGAAGATATAACCAATTTGAGTCAAGGAACGTATACCTGCACCCTTACGGATAGTGCTAATTGCCAAGTTATTTTAGGACCTTATTCTATTTTGAATACATCTGCAACAGTGCTAGGAGCAAGCCATCTTAGCCACGAAGTTTGCAACCAACAGAATGGCGCAATTGATCTTACAA from Aureispira anguillae encodes:
- a CDS encoding DUF4303 domain-containing protein, translated to MNREQFVTQLKTIATDLFTELNKENEIYQFGVYTDSDAATISLCYNTYKNFADNLRRSFLVVRTIATYARWDMSSWIEIEEGEEKLDDLNLFLEDNEVIDKEEIYDWMFQALKEMKEENVFRETEDDFILNLHVSDEYIDQRMCERLLVLLGESKLQEFRKDMEGRGLTHDAILFLDAIKIA
- a CDS encoding choice-of-anchor L domain-containing protein, producing the protein MKQLILLIGFLLAISSTAVGQLTVQNNLTAQQLANNLAGPNVTVYNAVLYDTVHVQTGTFNYQGSDLGLNAGVILSSGNVMDAIGPNSQSGTSGGQMLPFYDTDTILEAIVGTNINDYTYLEFEFEVQGDEIAFNYIFLSEEYNEFINASYNDAFAFVISGPGIVGEENLAIVPNTTAPITVHSINNNTHWQYYIDNDFGTGTVNIEFDGFTQLLTARKTGLQPCAVYKLSLRIADGQDDLYDSAVMLEANSLVSNSIQVVGTTYSADTTALEGCIPAKYTFDLGYTATQDLNIPIRLEGTALNGIDYQYIDSFVTIPQGQSSSTLILNALQDGLVEGREVIELIYRPSTSICVPEDTVRLYIDDAAPISYHTIGSNLTCPNDSSGSIQLTITGGSPPYQIQYMDTSTHVLQNIPDTSLPIIGLPAATYWVEVLDQYGCTAEAIVAGGLYNAGQTFLPDGTGAAYTNSIAINDFNVGQTLSSIHQINAICATLEHSYAGDLSIDLIAPNGAVIQLKGVGNTGSAVAACNLGEPVASGPTDNWSYSNLSAGVGYQYCWTNNATYPTMTGMIAPSHPGPPPTYTYTTLAGNSYTDYYLPAGSYTPRQNFFGLLGSPLNGNWTLRLTDNYAQDNGYLFDWSISLKADLPDSIVTLQEPPVPTITPVLNNPSCNGSDGSINLSIGGLFPPYSYLWSTGDTTQHINGLAAGSYGVSLTDGNSCLHQKNITLSNVSGPVVSAVVNAEACVGSSDGSIDLSTGSGNLNFSWSNNETTEDIINLAAGLYTVTISDSSNCQTIAKYTIPQAVPMYTTASIVHENCGDQEGEINLNVRGGAAPYHYQWSNGATVQQVQDLVQGTYQVTITDANNCIKVDSFELLNLVGNCVRNCDLQLVNTQIMDETCANGSGSIELMAQSTGGTIAYVWSNSLTDNRISNLSEGMYQVTISDASGCHLVDSFEIKNQTNGLAIAAINSVNEHCSRGNGTLEIYAVGGILPYAYQWSNDSSSSRITNLSQGIYTCTITDASACSIVISDTIFNETGSFQLSYENTVDASCNDSTGSIDITRTGGEWPYTYLWSNGATTEDLRAIPAGNYSCTISENRGCLIVTPTYRISNDAGNFQLNNIDVDPEICGNAAGEIRLTMTGGIMPYHYLWSTGDTTNRIEQLSSGIYEVTITDSMGCKLEQSNLIVGNTSGHLSVDATQVINENCSDGTGSIYLSTSGNSGALAYQWNTGSNAPGLSNLSAGLYRCTISDTLGCTVVHHAQVVNQVGDLALASSQLTNESCTQQNGAIEIGITGGSLPYAYQWSTADTTKDLNNLSQGMYTCTITDNLGCKIIKDFRLTNTTNSYLLMPPRVVHEHCNNSAGAIDIHLINNNLPLSYQWSNGASTEDITNLSQGTYTCTLTDSANCQVILGPYSILNTSATVLGASHLSHEVCNQQNGAIDLTIISGNPPYTYQWSNGASTEDITNLGQGTYTCTLTDSLGCTSIITETIQSTVGNFSIAGVNITDEHCTNHLGSIDLSIQGGNSPYTYQWSNGASTQDLANLNQGTYSVTVEDANTCQLTATYVVNNFSGNLQIANIAQSPEVCGNGQGAIDVTIINGQVPYTYQWSNGASTQDVLNLSSGIYTQTITDHNGCSIVHSNYISNSSGTLFIDNLTQVDERCNQQNGAINLAVLGGTMPYTYQWSNGDTTAVVAGLRDGIYTCLITDATGCTLSSTSILNDLGADLQISNVTVLDNHCAKANGAIQARVTGGNQPYTYQWTSSTAHQCGNYVLNMHIPFVTIGSGWWSNPIAAVRVSINNSIYGYYAVPMGWNKNFESALIPVCAGDSIQLEYLGNTSYLYAYELLDGQGNVLFQDWPASDTGITYRDAVRSIAVGQGTNYYSGITGGNYTLMVTDSNGCTVNQTIPLNNLSDSLQLDQVNLLNETCGNANGSIHLALSGSNAPAYSWSTGAITPSIQDLRAGTYGLTVTDETGCSLTDTYTILNNANGIVANPLILSDSCNLGNGAINLTLAGGQTPYSFNWEHGQRIQNRGNLSTGHYQVTITDAQSCKIREQFYVPNQTQSFYVVDSILPEICLNAGGEIHLETTGGSPPYVYQWSNGGSSSNLTGLSAGIYRCSITDATGCTYVWSDTVQKINTPISIPNAVYRNSTCFDTATVGNLPAGAIYLNAVGGTAPLSYLWSNGTTNPILENIYSGIYSLTVTDVNGCQLIDSFELELHPSENLFSTIDTTIIPEYCNNNQGEITVDFGAYGLRDYIWSTGDSSLNSTTSTISGLSAGNYSVTISQFYFNPSINTTCTITKQFEVPHDMGTLKVDSINHLDESCYQSNGIINPFISGGTLPYAYLWSNGDTSQGLAGITAGQYALTVTDSVGCEAVEQGIFLNNLTFGLGIQNTVLVDEQCGADGSIAVIVSGGSLPYTYQWSNGDSSATITGLIGGTYYLTVTEGNGCIFVDSFYINGANNPISSTFQVIAPNCALSNGVIVTGVSGGVSPYTYVWSTTDTTATISDLAVGNYALTVYDNNGCARTFGFQLSDTTNPVNLQMVDTVSTSCNNCTDGAINLTLDTLAAPYTFAWSDGSTTEDLANLAAGSYSVTITNADGCTLDTLFIVNTSVGIKRTKTTAIAAKVYPNPSNGKITLEFTQSLAAPTTIHLYNNLGQTIYTKKLELTKLDRLIHLQLEHLVPGIYLLQLTSQENYFIKKIRIQ